Below is a window of Yersinia kristensenii DNA.
ATGCCCCGCGCGAGGGTGACAGCATTGGCAGCAAAGCTGTCACCTGTTTTTCATAAATAGCGCCATTGAGGTGAATATTCTCACTGGGCGGATATATCTAAATAACTATACGCAATAAGGGATTAGCACGAATACACCAGCAAATCCTGACTAATGGCGATAAAACTGTAAATGCGAATGATTTCCATCTTTAGGAGCTATACATGTCTTTGAAAGGTAAAGTGGCGCTGGTTACTGGCGCAGGGCAAGGGATAGGTAGAAGTATTGCGCTTCGATTGGCCCATGATGGGGCTGATATTGCATTGGTTGATTTAAATGATGAAAAAACCAAAGTCGTAGCGGATGAGATTCGCGCCTTAGGCCGTAAAAGTGTCACTTTTAATGCTGATGTCAGTGTCCGTGATCAGGTTTTCGCAGCGGTTGATTACGCGGAGAAAGAACTCGGTGGTTTCGATATTATGGTGAACAATGCCGGTATCAGCCAAACCAAAAGCCTGCTGAACGTGACACAGGAAGAAGTCGAAAAAATATTTAGAATCAACGTACAAGGTACACTTTGGGGCATTCAAGCCGCAGCAACAAAATTTAAAGCTCGCCAGCAGAAAGGTAAAATTATCAATGCTTCTTCCATTGCGGGTCATGAGGGTTTTGCCCTGTTAGGGATTTACTCCGCCACCAAATTCAGTGTTCGCGCACTGACCCAAGCGGCAGCAAAAGAGTTGGCTAGCTTCGGCATTACCGTGAATGCCTATTGCCCCGGTGTTGTCGGGACGGATATGTGGGTTGAAATTGATAAAAAAATGGCCGAAGAAACCGGTGCGCCGATTGGTGCAACCTATAAAAAATATGTGGATGGCATTGCCCTTGGCCGAGCAGAAACACCGGAGGATGTCGCAGCCTTTGTTTCATACCTCGCTGGGCCTGATTCAGACTATATGACCGGACAAGCCCCCCTCATCGATGGCGGCTTACTCTTCAGATAAGCCAAATTGCCCGATTAAACAACAATAGAACCCGCCATTGGTGGGTTTTGTTGTTTCTGCCGCTCTGGTTTTTATCACATAGTCTGCTATGGAATCATCTCATCCAGTCAGCCTGTTATGAACCTTGATTGACTGCCAGATCACGGATTAGCTCGCAAAGTAAAAATGAATTAACAATAAATATGTCTTGGTGTAACATTCGTTATGACTGATAATACTTATCACATTGATATTGGTTATCATTACCATAACGGTTATATGGATAAACAGTTGAACAAAACCCCCATCAAGAACGACGCGCCCGCAGCCATACATCCCGCGGGCAGTAAGCCGCTGTCTATCACCAGCGAACAACTGCTGGGAGAACACGGTGTCGCTTTTATTGTCCATCAGGGTGAATGTTATCAGCTACGCCAAACCAAGGCTGGAAAACTGATATTAACCAAATAACATCCCGATATACCTAAGCTTCTCGGTGTTATGACATCGAAGCTGAAGATATTAATGCAAGCCACCCAGATTTTCTAATCAAGGC
It encodes the following:
- a CDS encoding acetoin reductase; protein product: MSLKGKVALVTGAGQGIGRSIALRLAHDGADIALVDLNDEKTKVVADEIRALGRKSVTFNADVSVRDQVFAAVDYAEKELGGFDIMVNNAGISQTKSLLNVTQEEVEKIFRINVQGTLWGIQAAATKFKARQQKGKIINASSIAGHEGFALLGIYSATKFSVRALTQAAAKELASFGITVNAYCPGVVGTDMWVEIDKKMAEETGAPIGATYKKYVDGIALGRAETPEDVAAFVSYLAGPDSDYMTGQAPLIDGGLLFR
- the hemP gene encoding hemin uptake protein HemP, with the protein product MDKQLNKTPIKNDAPAAIHPAGSKPLSITSEQLLGEHGVAFIVHQGECYQLRQTKAGKLILTK